In Xenorhabdus nematophila ATCC 19061, one DNA window encodes the following:
- a CDS encoding type 2 GTP cyclohydrolase I, with protein sequence MNNVELEHVLNVELNVREFQDYAPNGLQVEGRPHVQRVVTGVTACQALLDEAVRLEADAIIVHHGYFWKNESPVIRGMKRRRLQTLLCNDINLYGYHLPLDAHPALGNNVQLARQMGAKIIGNIDALLPHGVFDQPITPTELTERLEKGLARKVLHCGDNAPEEIRTLAWCTGGGQSFIEQAAEFGVDAFVTGEVSEKTIHIAREMGLHFFAAGHHATERYGIRVLGEWLANNHGLNVTFIDIPNPA encoded by the coding sequence ATGAACAATGTTGAATTGGAGCATGTGCTCAATGTGGAATTGAATGTCCGTGAATTTCAAGATTATGCCCCCAATGGACTCCAGGTGGAAGGTCGTCCCCATGTGCAGCGGGTAGTGACAGGAGTGACAGCCTGTCAGGCATTATTGGATGAAGCGGTTCGCCTCGAAGCGGATGCTATCATCGTACATCATGGCTACTTCTGGAAGAATGAATCACCTGTTATCCGTGGTATGAAACGCCGTCGTTTACAAACACTTCTTTGCAATGATATCAATTTGTACGGCTATCATCTTCCGCTGGATGCCCATCCTGCATTGGGCAATAATGTCCAATTGGCACGTCAAATGGGTGCCAAGATTATCGGCAATATTGACGCTCTGCTTCCTCATGGCGTGTTTGATCAACCCATTACTCCCACGGAATTGACTGAGCGCCTTGAGAAAGGATTGGCGCGCAAAGTGCTGCATTGTGGGGATAATGCACCAGAAGAAATTCGTACATTGGCGTGGTGTACAGGGGGAGGACAAAGTTTTATTGAGCAAGCTGCTGAATTTGGGGTTGATGCTTTTGTAACAGGGGAAGTATCAGAAAAGACTATCCATATCGCCCGTGAGATGGGACTGCATTTCTTTGCAGCAGGGCACCATGCTACAGAGCGTTATGGTATCAGAGTGCTCGGTGAATGGCTGGCGAATAATCATGGCTTGAATGTGACTTTTATTGATATTCCTAATCCGGCTTGA
- a CDS encoding helix-turn-helix domain-containing protein, with product MKTLKDKIQEFSAEDREDIKQMADEMVLETGLQLLREELNLSQKKLADSLGISQPAITQTEQRGNDIKLVTLKRYIEAMGGKLSLTIELPTGDRIFHI from the coding sequence ATGAAAACTCTCAAAGATAAGATCCAAGAGTTCTCAGCAGAAGATCGTGAAGATATCAAACAAATGGCTGATGAGATGGTTTTAGAGACAGGCTTACAGCTGTTGAGAGAAGAACTTAATTTGTCTCAGAAAAAATTGGCAGATAGCTTAGGCATTAGTCAACCCGCAATTACACAAACAGAGCAAAGAGGTAATGATATCAAGTTGGTTACCCTAAAGCGTTATATTGAAGCTATGGGAGGAAAATTGAGTCTGACGATAGAATTACCAACTGGGGATCGCATTTTTCATATATAG
- a CDS encoding MFS transporter, with the protein MKTKLSLWLAIALMMFPQIVETIYSPALTNIAAGFSVSSELAAQTLSFYFFAFALGVVVWGRMCDVIGRRPTMIAGLSLYGLASLLALLTQQFWLLLVARMFSAFGAAVGSVGTQTIMRDSFRGDELARVFSVMGIALAVSPAVGMVSGSALNYLSGYQAVFAGLAILAVILICWSIVRLPETRPVNVINVPLLSTAIIMLKDSSIWRHAFLIAFFNISLFSYYQLAPFHFAQLRLPQETFGYTGLLLTLGVGFGSLLNKYLLKKQWVSARLVTLASLMSLLSGIGVYLLENSGLFIFPMLGVVTAYGLAIPNILSSALNDYEDQLGTAGALLGLFYYLLLGLGLALAGWSQALGCVLIFCGIATAFISTCSL; encoded by the coding sequence ATGAAAACTAAACTCTCGCTTTGGCTTGCCATCGCTTTAATGATGTTTCCACAGATTGTGGAAACTATTTATAGCCCTGCATTAACCAATATTGCTGCTGGATTTTCCGTCAGTTCAGAACTAGCGGCACAAACACTATCATTCTATTTTTTTGCCTTTGCGCTGGGCGTTGTCGTATGGGGACGTATGTGTGATGTGATTGGCAGACGCCCAACCATGATTGCCGGTCTATCACTTTATGGTCTTGCTTCTCTGCTGGCATTGCTGACTCAACAATTCTGGTTATTACTCGTCGCCAGAATGTTCTCCGCTTTCGGTGCCGCAGTCGGTTCGGTCGGTACACAAACCATTATGCGTGATAGTTTTAGAGGAGATGAATTGGCGCGTGTTTTCTCTGTGATGGGTATAGCTCTGGCAGTCAGTCCGGCTGTAGGTATGGTCAGTGGCTCAGCATTGAATTATTTATCTGGATATCAAGCAGTATTTGCCGGATTGGCAATTCTGGCAGTTATCCTCATCTGCTGGTCTATTGTTCGATTACCAGAAACTCGTCCAGTTAACGTGATAAACGTACCACTCCTCAGCACAGCGATCATCATGCTCAAAGATAGTTCAATTTGGCGACATGCGTTTCTAATCGCATTTTTCAATATTAGTCTATTCAGCTATTACCAATTAGCGCCATTCCATTTCGCACAACTTAGATTACCGCAGGAAACATTTGGCTATACCGGCCTGTTGTTGACTTTGGGCGTGGGTTTTGGATCTTTACTTAATAAATATTTATTAAAGAAACAGTGGGTATCAGCCAGATTAGTGACTCTCGCCTCATTGATGAGTTTATTGAGCGGAATTGGTGTCTATCTGCTCGAAAATAGCGGGTTATTTATTTTTCCCATGCTGGGAGTGGTAACCGCTTATGGGCTTGCCATTCCGAATATTTTGTCTTCTGCACTGAACGACTATGAAGATCAATTGGGTACAGCAGGGGCTTTATTGGGGCTATTCTACTATTTGCTGCTCGGCCTTGGTTTGGCATTGGCTGGTTGGAGTCAGGCATTGGGCTGTGTACTGATTTTTTGTGGTATCGCAACCGCTTTTATATCGACCTGCTCTCTATAA
- a CDS encoding AraC family transcriptional regulator, which yields MAWLQQSDHFDPDSFNVSVIGIAAEMGRHDSGFHQHEMGQLLFTQRGCIKITLENQISVLPPTRVAWIPPKTRHRAEMRGSVGYRSIYLNVSETELISAQSEVLEATPLLQALLERISISSFDSDWHQGRGAHWLAVFFDELREARKEPTLLPLPFDRRLVSLSFEKLPPPLHILANYIGASEKTITRIFDRETGMNYQQWRQQWRLVKAIELLAQNKTLSYVAQELGFASDSAFVTFFRKAMGRPPREYMAGSGR from the coding sequence ATGGCATGGTTGCAACAAAGCGATCATTTTGATCCCGATAGTTTCAATGTGTCTGTGATAGGCATCGCGGCAGAGATGGGACGACACGATTCAGGTTTTCATCAGCATGAAATGGGGCAATTATTGTTTACTCAACGAGGCTGCATCAAGATTACATTGGAAAATCAGATTTCCGTTTTGCCTCCGACCAGAGTGGCATGGATACCGCCAAAAACAAGGCATCGAGCTGAAATGCGTGGCTCGGTAGGATATCGTTCCATTTACCTGAATGTTTCTGAGACAGAATTGATTTCAGCACAAAGCGAAGTGTTGGAAGCCACGCCATTATTACAGGCTCTTTTAGAACGTATTTCGATATCTTCTTTCGATTCTGATTGGCATCAGGGAAGGGGAGCGCATTGGCTGGCAGTATTTTTTGACGAACTCCGTGAAGCGCGTAAGGAACCGACTTTATTGCCTTTGCCTTTTGATCGGCGCTTGGTGAGCTTGTCATTTGAAAAATTACCGCCACCATTACACATATTAGCGAATTATATTGGTGCCAGTGAGAAAACAATTACGCGTATATTTGATCGTGAGACAGGCATGAATTACCAGCAATGGCGGCAACAGTGGCGATTGGTAAAAGCAATAGAATTATTGGCACAAAATAAAACATTATCCTATGTTGCTCAGGAACTCGGTTTTGCCAGTGATAGTGCGTTTGTGACGTTTTTTCGCAAAGCGATGGGGAGGCCGCCAAGGGAATATATGGCGGGCTCAGGCAGATGA
- a CDS encoding citrate synthase encodes MADKKATLDINGSVAIELDVLTPTLGSEVIDVRALVSKGFYTYDPGFTSTASCESKITYIDGDEGILLHRGFPIDQLATESTYLEVCYILLYGEPPTPEKYEKFKTTVTRHTMIHEQITRLFHGFRRDSHPMAVLCGVTGALAAFYHDALDVHNPRHREITAYRLLSKMPTVAAMCYKYSLGQPFVYPRNDLSYAANFLYMMFSTPCEEYKVNPVLERAMDRIFILHADHEQNASTSTVRTAGSSGANPFACIAAGIASLWGPAHGGANEACLRMLEEIQSIEHIPEFIARAKDKNDSFRLMGFGHRVYKNYDPRATVMRDTCHEVLNELGLNDSLLEVAMELERIALNDPYFIEKKLYPNVDFYSGIILKAMGIPSSMFTVIFAIARTIGWIAHWNEMHDEGLKIARPRQLYTGHSKREFKSQLKK; translated from the coding sequence ATGGCTGACAAAAAGGCTACGTTGGACATAAATGGTTCAGTTGCTATCGAACTAGACGTACTAACACCGACTTTAGGTTCTGAAGTCATTGATGTTCGTGCTCTCGTCTCAAAAGGCTTCTATACCTACGATCCTGGCTTCACTTCCACTGCCTCCTGTGAGTCGAAAATCACCTATATTGATGGCGATGAAGGCATTTTGCTGCACCGTGGTTTTCCCATCGATCAGCTTGCAACAGAATCAACCTATCTGGAAGTCTGCTACATTCTGCTGTATGGCGAACCGCCAACTCCCGAAAAATACGAAAAATTTAAAACGACGGTCACCCGCCATACCATGATTCATGAACAGATTACCCGTCTGTTCCACGGTTTCCGCCGCGATTCTCACCCAATGGCTGTCCTTTGTGGTGTTACTGGCGCTTTGGCGGCCTTTTATCATGATGCACTGGATGTCCATAATCCTCGTCACCGTGAAATTACCGCTTATCGGCTGTTGTCTAAAATGCCCACAGTAGCGGCGATGTGCTACAAATATTCCCTTGGGCAACCTTTTGTTTATCCACGCAATGATCTTTCTTATGCAGCCAATTTCCTGTACATGATGTTCTCCACTCCTTGTGAAGAATATAAGGTCAACCCTGTACTGGAACGCGCCATGGATCGCATTTTCATTCTGCATGCAGACCATGAGCAGAATGCTTCGACTTCAACAGTACGTACTGCGGGTTCCTCGGGTGCCAACCCGTTTGCCTGTATCGCCGCTGGAATTGCATCCCTGTGGGGACCAGCGCATGGCGGAGCAAACGAAGCTTGTCTGCGTATGCTGGAAGAGATCCAATCCATTGAACACATTCCTGAATTTATCGCCCGCGCCAAAGATAAAAACGACTCTTTCCGCCTAATGGGATTCGGTCACCGTGTTTATAAAAACTACGATCCTCGCGCAACAGTCATGCGCGACACCTGCCATGAAGTGCTCAATGAACTCGGTCTGAATGACAGCCTGCTGGAAGTGGCAATGGAGCTGGAGCGTATTGCCCTGAACGACCCGTACTTCATCGAGAAAAAACTGTACCCGAATGTTGATTTCTACTCTGGTATCATATTGAAAGCTATGGGTATTCCATCATCCATGTTCACTGTAATTTTTGCCATTGCCCGTACTATTGGCTGGATTGCACACTGGAATGAAATGCACGATGAAGGCTTGAAAATTGCTCGCCCACGCCAGCTCTATACTGGTCATAGCAAACGGGAATTTAAGAGCCAATTAAAGAAGTAA
- the sdhC gene encoding succinate dehydrogenase cytochrome b556 subunit, with protein MGKIVKKQRPVNLDLRTINQPVSAIASILHRISGVITFIAVGILLWLLGMSLSSQEGFLQSSEIMTGFFAKFILWGILTALAYHICGGIRHVLMDFGFLEENLATGSASAKVAIVIAVILSILAGVLLW; from the coding sequence GTGGGCAAAATTGTGAAAAAACAAAGACCTGTCAACCTTGATCTGCGGACGATTAACCAACCCGTCTCCGCGATAGCATCGATCTTGCACCGTATCTCAGGCGTCATCACCTTTATCGCAGTCGGTATTCTGCTGTGGTTGTTAGGTATGTCACTGTCTTCGCAGGAGGGTTTCCTACAATCATCCGAAATCATGACCGGCTTCTTCGCCAAATTTATCCTATGGGGGATATTGACGGCGTTGGCTTACCACATTTGTGGTGGTATTCGCCATGTGTTGATGGATTTTGGTTTTTTGGAAGAAAACCTCGCTACCGGTAGTGCTTCTGCCAAAGTAGCAATAGTCATCGCGGTTATTCTGTCTATTCTGGCTGGGGTATTATTATGGTAA
- the sdhD gene encoding succinate dehydrogenase membrane anchor subunit: MVSNASALGRTGIQDWLLLRASAIIIVLYVLYLVGFVATTSDMTYEVWRSFFSSSLTKVFTVLTLISILVHAWIGMWQVLTDYVKPVALRLVLQLVIIVALLSYLIYGTIVVWGA, translated from the coding sequence ATGGTAAGCAACGCATCCGCATTGGGTCGTACGGGTATTCAGGATTGGCTGCTACTGCGGGCATCCGCAATTATTATTGTTTTGTACGTCCTTTACCTTGTTGGTTTTGTTGCAACAACGTCAGATATGACCTATGAAGTCTGGCGTAGTTTCTTTTCTTCATCTCTCACTAAAGTGTTCACCGTATTGACGCTGATTTCTATCCTGGTTCACGCATGGATTGGCATGTGGCAGGTACTGACTGATTATGTCAAGCCTGTTGCGCTGCGTCTGGTGCTGCAATTAGTCATTATCGTGGCACTGTTATCTTATTTGATTTACGGAACAATTGTTGTGTGGGGTGCATAA
- the sdhA gene encoding succinate dehydrogenase flavoprotein subunit — MKLPVREFDAVVIGAGGAGMRAALQISQMGLSCALISKVFPTRSHTVSAQGGITVALGNSHEDNWEWHMYDTVKGSDYIGDQDAIEYMCKTGPEAILELEHMGLPFSRLDDGRIYQRPFGGQSLNFGGEQAARTAAAADRTGHALLHTLYQQNLKNHTTIFSEWYSLDLVKNQDGAIVGCTAICIETGEVVYFKAKATILATGGAGRIYQSTTNAHINTGDGVGMALRAGVPVQDMEMWQFHPTGIAGAGVLVTEGCRGEGGYLLNKDGERFMERYAPNAKDLAGRDVVARSIMIEIREGRGCDGPWGPHAKLKLDHLGKDVLESRLPGILELSRTFAHVDPVKEPIPVIPTCHYMMGGIPTKITGQALTVNEKGEDVVIPGLFAVGEIACVSVHGANRLGGNSLLDLVVFGRSAGLHLKECLMEQGTSREASESDIDLGLQRLNRWNNTRSGEDPVEIRKALQSCMQNNFSVFREGDAMAKGLDELKVIRDRLKNARLDDTSSEFNTQRIECLELDNLMETAYSTAVAANFRTESRGAHSRFDYPERDDANWLCHSLYLPQTESMTRREVNMQPKLREAFPPKVRSY; from the coding sequence ATGAAACTGCCAGTAAGAGAGTTTGACGCTGTTGTTATTGGTGCTGGTGGCGCAGGTATGCGTGCTGCCCTGCAAATTTCACAAATGGGTTTATCCTGTGCCTTGATTTCCAAGGTATTTCCAACTCGTTCCCATACTGTTTCAGCTCAGGGTGGAATCACTGTCGCTCTGGGTAATTCCCATGAAGATAACTGGGAATGGCACATGTATGACACGGTGAAAGGCTCAGATTATATCGGTGATCAGGATGCCATCGAATATATGTGTAAAACAGGTCCGGAAGCCATTCTGGAACTGGAACACATGGGCTTGCCGTTCTCCCGTCTGGATGATGGACGGATTTATCAGCGTCCGTTTGGTGGGCAATCTCTAAATTTCGGTGGTGAACAGGCTGCCCGTACTGCTGCTGCTGCTGACCGTACAGGTCATGCTTTATTACATACTCTGTATCAGCAGAACCTGAAAAATCATACAACGATTTTCTCTGAGTGGTACTCACTGGATCTGGTTAAGAATCAGGACGGTGCAATTGTTGGTTGTACCGCTATCTGTATTGAAACAGGCGAAGTGGTTTATTTCAAAGCCAAGGCAACGATTCTGGCAACCGGTGGTGCTGGCCGTATTTACCAATCTACAACCAATGCGCATATCAATACCGGTGATGGTGTTGGTATGGCACTACGTGCTGGTGTACCTGTGCAGGACATGGAAATGTGGCAGTTCCATCCAACAGGTATCGCGGGTGCGGGTGTATTGGTGACAGAAGGCTGCCGTGGTGAAGGTGGTTACCTGCTGAATAAAGATGGTGAACGCTTCATGGAGCGTTATGCACCTAATGCCAAAGACCTTGCCGGCCGTGATGTGGTGGCTCGTTCCATCATGATTGAAATTCGTGAAGGCCGTGGCTGTGATGGTCCATGGGGACCTCATGCGAAATTGAAACTGGATCATCTGGGTAAGGACGTATTGGAATCCCGTCTGCCGGGTATCCTCGAATTATCCCGTACGTTCGCTCACGTAGATCCGGTGAAAGAACCGATTCCGGTTATTCCGACTTGTCACTATATGATGGGTGGTATTCCGACGAAGATCACTGGTCAGGCATTGACAGTCAATGAGAAAGGCGAAGATGTGGTGATTCCGGGCTTGTTTGCTGTGGGTGAAATTGCTTGTGTATCCGTTCACGGAGCAAACCGTCTGGGGGGTAACTCACTGCTCGATTTGGTGGTATTTGGTCGTTCCGCAGGTTTGCATCTGAAAGAGTGCCTGATGGAACAAGGAACCAGCCGCGAGGCCAGCGAATCTGATATCGATCTTGGATTGCAGCGTCTGAACCGTTGGAACAATACCCGTTCAGGCGAAGATCCCGTTGAAATCCGCAAGGCTCTGCAATCCTGTATGCAGAATAACTTTTCGGTATTCCGCGAAGGCGACGCAATGGCGAAAGGACTGGATGAGCTGAAAGTGATCCGTGATCGTCTGAAAAATGCGCGGCTGGATGATACTTCATCAGAATTCAATACCCAGCGCATTGAATGCCTGGAGCTGGATAACCTGATGGAAACAGCTTATTCAACCGCAGTTGCTGCGAATTTCCGTACAGAAAGCCGTGGAGCTCACAGCCGTTTTGATTATCCGGAACGTGATGATGCTAACTGGCTCTGCCATAGCCTGTATTTACCGCAAACTGAGAGCATGACGCGTCGTGAAGTGAATATGCAGCCAAAACTGCGTGAAGCTTTCCCGCCGAAAGTGCGTTCTTACTAA
- a CDS encoding succinate dehydrogenase iron-sulfur subunit gives MKLEFSIYRYNPDVDDVPRMQDYTLEAEEGRDMMLLDALIQLKEQDPTLAFRRSCREGVCGSDGVNMNGKNGLACVTPISALRRGNKKIVIRPLPGLPVVRDLVVDMGQFYAQYEKIRPYLLNDGKNSPAREHLQSPEQREKLDGLYECILCACCSTSCPSFWWNPDKFIGPAGLLAAYRFLIDSRDTETASRLDNLNDAFSVFRCHGIMNCVNVCPKGLNPTKAIGHIKSMLLKHSA, from the coding sequence ATGAAACTTGAATTCTCAATTTATCGTTATAATCCAGATGTAGACGATGTACCCCGTATGCAGGACTACACACTGGAAGCAGAAGAAGGGCGCGATATGATGCTGCTGGATGCGCTTATCCAGCTAAAAGAACAAGATCCAACCTTGGCATTCCGTCGTTCTTGTCGTGAGGGTGTTTGTGGCTCTGATGGCGTGAATATGAACGGTAAAAATGGGTTGGCTTGTGTCACGCCAATTTCAGCATTGCGTCGTGGTAATAAGAAAATTGTTATTCGTCCGTTGCCAGGCTTGCCTGTGGTTCGTGATCTGGTTGTTGATATGGGGCAGTTTTACGCACAATATGAAAAAATCCGTCCTTATTTGCTTAATGATGGTAAAAATTCTCCCGCGCGTGAACACCTGCAATCACCGGAACAACGTGAAAAACTGGATGGCTTATATGAATGTATTCTGTGTGCTTGCTGTTCGACGTCTTGTCCGTCGTTTTGGTGGAACCCAGATAAATTTATCGGCCCGGCCGGTCTTTTGGCAGCCTACCGTTTCTTGATTGATAGCCGTGATACAGAAACTGCTTCTCGTTTGGATAATCTGAATGATGCTTTTAGTGTTTTCCGCTGCCATGGAATTATGAACTGTGTCAACGTATGTCCTAAAGGATTGAATCCAACAAAAGCGATTGGCCATATTAAGTCTATGTTGCTGAAACACAGTGCATAA